A section of the Camelus dromedarius isolate mCamDro1 chromosome 14, mCamDro1.pat, whole genome shotgun sequence genome encodes:
- the GADD45A gene encoding growth arrest and DNA damage-inducible protein GADD45 alpha, whose amino-acid sequence MTLEEFSAGEQKTERMDKVGDALEEVLSKALSQRTITVGVYEAAKLLNVDPDNVVLCLLAADEDDDRDVALQIHFTLIQAFCCENDIDILRVSNPGRLAELLLLETDAGPAASEGAEQPPDLHCVLVTNPHSSQWKDPALSQLICFCRESRYMDQWVPVINLPER is encoded by the exons ATGACTTTGGAGGAATTCTCGGCTGGAGAGCAGAAGACCGAAAG GATGGATAAGGTGGGGGATGCCCTCGAGGAAGTGCTCAGCAAAGCCCTGAGTCAGCGCACCATCACCGTCGGGGTGTACGAGGCGGCCAAACTGCTCAATGT CGACCCCGATAACGTGGTGCTGTGTCTGCTGGCGGCGGACGAGGACGACGACAGGGACGTGGCTCTGCAGATCCACTTCACCCTGATCCAGGCGTTCTGCTGCGAGAACGACATCGACATCCTGCGCGTCAGCAACCCGGGCCGGCTGGCGGAGCTCCTGCTTCTGGAGACCGACGCGGGCCCCGCGGCGAGCGAGGGCGCAGAGCAGCCCCCGGACCTGCACTGCGTGCTGGTGACG AATCCACATTCATCACAGTGGAAGGATCCTGCCTTAAGTCAACTTATTTGTTTTTGCCGGGAAAGCCGCTACATGGATCAGTGGGTTCCAGTGATTAATCTCCCTGAACGGTGA